In Oryza sativa Japonica Group chromosome 11, ASM3414082v1, the following are encoded in one genomic region:
- the LOC107275414 gene encoding E3 ubiquitin-protein ligase MPSR1, which produces MDPTAGTGSSTKKIPSWMVTELPMLSTEANRLPQIPSWMIRKPLMLCMEAGRSGKAAAAATADAMEQSCSVCLKNFEKDDCIWSMPCSHTFHQLCILGDRSCRVCHPAAPPSTDEKPEAPRTMH; this is translated from the coding sequence ATGGATCCGACGGCCGGGACAGGTTCCTCCACCAAGAAGATCCCTAGTTGGATGGTAACGGAGCTGCCAATGCTATCGACGGAGGCCAACCGCTTGCCACAGATCCCTAGTTGGATGATAAGGAAGCCGCTAATGCTATGTATGGAGGCCGGCCGCTCTggcaaggccgccgccgccgccaccgcggacGCCATGGAGCAGAGCTGCTCGGTGTGCCTCAAGAATTTCGAGAAGGACGACTGCATCTGGTCGATGCCCTGCTCCCACACTTTCCATCAGCTCTGCATCTTGGGCGACCGCTCCTGCAGGGTCTGTCACCCAGCTGCTCCGCCGTCCACCGACGAGAAACCGGAAGCCCCTCGGACTATGCATTGA
- the LOC9269628 gene encoding phosphatidylinositol 4-phosphate 5-kinase 6 isoform X2: MNPLPPPASRLWEASIRKLKYSTILRGSVVPSGGTFDGAAAAAATGGDPVTLTPSLSVISSTSNTIYQYEDGDDDIDSVLDDVDTDDDDVDEASLGEPSHSDQLLPSGDFYQGDLRGDLPHGAGKYLWTDGSMYEGSWRGGRAAGRGKFSWSSGAIYEGDLAGGYMHGQGTYIGELGDTFAGLWANNLRHGRGTQAYVNGDVYDGHWRDGLQDGHGRYIWRGGHEYIGTWKAGEMHGRGTVIWADGDRYDGAWEDAKPKGQGTFRWSDGGMYIGLWCQESGETQGKGVYYPPSGGPAVPLPREPKEVITKLLEELEMSEGKTVSLLPSQKVLTWPGVEPVTKKPVWRPPEVAADQGMWRPPEVGADQGRNSMSSDIDSLVEGEDGGEESRNDRSWVRTPSCMRAPTLPKPGKKQGETISKGHKNYELMLNLQLGIRHAVGRQSAPASLDLKSSAFDPKEKVWTRFPPEGSKHTPPHQSCDFRWKDYCPLVFRTLRKLFDVDPGDYMLSICGDDALLELSSPGKSGSFFYFTNDDKYMIKTMKKAEVKVLLRMLPAYYKHVRSFDNTLVTKFFGLHCVKITGAIQKKVRFVIMGNLFCSNYSIHRRFDLKGSSHGRTTDKPIDQIDETTTLKDLDLNFIFRLEGSWYEDFCRQLDKDCEFLEQERIMDYSLLVGVHFKDRCKDSSSPDNETTQTALEDEERRKAPVKLGISMPSRVENVVKNPESESQLIGEPTGEFQDVILFFGIIDILQDYDISKKLEHAYKSMQYDPNSISAVDPKQYCKRFRDFIYRAFSEDLQ; this comes from the exons ATGAACCCGCTCCCTCCCCCGGCCAGCCGGCTGTGGGAGGCGAGCATCCGCAAGCTCAAGTACTCCACCATCCTCCGCGGCTCCGTCGTCCCCTCCGGCGGCACCTTcgatggtgcggcggcggcggcggccaccggagGTGACCCCGTCACGCTCACGCCAAGCCTCTCCGtcatctcctccacctccaacaCCATCTACCAGTACgaagacggcgacgacgacatcgACTCCGTCCTCGACGACGTtgacaccgacgacgacgacgtcgacgaggcGTCGCTCGGCGAGCCCAGCCACTCCGACCAGCTGCTGCCCAGCGGAGACTTCTACCAGGGCGACCTGCGCGGCGACCTCCCCCATGGCGCCGGCAAGTATCTCTGGACGGACGGCAGCATGTACGAGgggtcgtggcgcggcggccgcgcggctgGCCGCGGCAAGTTCTCGTGGTCGTCCGGCGCCATCTACGagggcgacctcgccggcgggtACATGCACGGCCAGGGGACCTACATCGGCGAGCTCGGGGACACGTTCGCCGGGCTGTGGGCGAACAACCTCCGGCACGGCCGCGGCACGCAGGCGTACGTCAACGGCGACGTGTACGACGGCCACTGGCGCGACGGGCTGCAGGACGGGCACGGCCGGTACATCTGGCGCGGCGGCCACGAGTACATCGGGACGTGGAAGGCCGGCGAGATGCACGGCCGCGGGACGGTGATATGGGCGGACGGCGACCGGTACGACGGCGCGTGGGAGGACGCCAAGCCCAAGGGGCAGGGCACGTTCCGGTGGTCCGACGGCGGGATGTACATCGGCCTGTGGTGCCAGGAGTCCGGCGAGACGCAGGGCAAGGGCGTGTACTACCCGCCGTCCGGTGGCCCGGCGGTGCCGTTGCCCCGGGAACCCAAGGAGGTGATCACGAAGCTGCTCGAGGAGCTGGAGATGTCCGAGGGGAAGACGGTGTCGCTGCTGCCGTCGCAGAAGGTGCTGACATGGCCAGGGGTGGAGCCCGTGACGAAGAAGCCGGTGTGGCGgccgccggaggtcgccgccgaccAAGGGATGTGGCGGCCGCCGGAGGTCGGAGCTGACCAAGGGAGGAACAGCATGTCGTCCGATATTGACAGCCTGGTTGagggggaggacggcggcgaggagagtcGCAACGACAGGTCATGGGTGCGGACACCCTCGTGTATGCGCGCGCCGACGCTGCCGAAGCCGGGGAAGAAGCAGGGGGAGACCATCTCCAAGGGGCACAAGAACTACGAACTGATGCTCAACTTGCAGCTGGGTATCAG ACATGCTGTAGGAAGGCAGTCAGCTCCTGCTTCATTGGATCTTAAATCATCAGCATTTGATCCGAAAGAGAAGGTGTGGACAAGATTTCCTCCTGAAGGATCAAAGCATACTCCTCCTCACCAGTCATGTGATTTCCGGTGGAAGGACTACTGTCCATTGGTTTTCAG GACTTTGCGCAAGCTCTTTGATGTTGACCCAGGAGACTACATGCTCTCCATTTGCGGGGATGATGCACTGCTGGAGCTTTCATCTCCCGGTAAAAGTGGAAGTTTCTTTTATTTCACCAATGATGACAAGTACATGATCAAAACAATGAAGAAAGCAGAAGTTAAA GTACTTCTGAGGATGCTTCCAGCCTATTATAAACACGTTCGTTCTTTTGATAATACTCTAGTAACAAAATTTTTCGGCCTGCATTGTGTTAAAATTACAGGAGCTATTCAGAAAAAG GTTCGGTTTGTTATAATGGGGAATCTTTTCTGCTCCAACTATTCAATCCACAGACGCTTTGATTTGAAAGGATCATCACATGGTCGCACAACGGACAAACCCATTGATCAAATCGATGAGACTACCACTTTGAAGGACCTTGATCTCAATTTCATTTTCCGGTTAGAGGGATCATGGTATGAAGATTTCTGCAG GCAATTGGACAAGGATTGTGAGTTTCTGGAGCAAGAGAGAATTATGGATTACAGTCTTCTGGTTGGCGTTCACTTCAAAGACCGATGCAAAGA CAGCAGCAGTCCTGACAACGAGACAACTCAAACTGCTCTTGAAGATGAGGAAAGAAG AAAAGCACCAGTCAAGCTAGGGATCAGCATGCCCTCAAGGGTGGAGAATGTTGTGAAGAATCCTGAAAGTGAATCCCAGCTCATTGGCGAACCTACAGGGGAATTCCAGGACGTTATCCTGTTCTTTGGAATCATTGACATCCTACAAGACTATGATATCAGCAAGAAGCTTGAGCATGCCTACAAATCCATGCAATATGATCCCAACTCCATATCGGCTGTTGATCCAAAGCAATACTGCAAAAGGTTCAGGGATTTCATTTACAGGGCTTTTAGTGAAGACCTACAGTAA
- the LOC107276511 gene encoding uncharacterized protein, with the protein MGSEKRKTRDRHGARGKASYDKPKPSITDPELEETEDADQFESGHLGIIGGDSDEDQADCDQPMQEATEDLNQPGIVGDELDEGRGRSVYLVACHWDWSRYSKPYSVYNVGVTATATATSSPPQAKRKRLRRITRLPTAAGGKSFTSVRSIHRAWIVGVGGDPGDTIIFDTRTEKVIHGPALNSAKWCPALMAVGDKVYAMSKSPSWIADPDFPPWFELLDLSQSKVVAATAGRGYHLEGCSWIKLPHPPCFPWKLRPVDYTLLPVVIVMSYVVVDAYILVSFNQPWGTYAFDTNSIKWHKVDNKKLPFTGCAAPHGSVFLGLSKDNGPINAYRINVTTSDKNHDPCLSIVVLPVKYMEHEVDAGSCFFSLEDGLFCSLSFSLDSNSVILSKNLDFFPTKAHVDLRTYQTENTSPLEAPEETLLAVKPEVTVCNQ; encoded by the coding sequence ATGGGCAGCGAAAAGAGGAAGACGAGAGACCGTCATGGAGCAAGGGGCAAGGCTTCCTATGACAAGCCCAAGCCATCCATTACAGATCCAGAGCTAGAAGAAACGGAAGACGCCGATCAGTTTGAGTCGGGGCATCTGGGGATCATCGGCGGTGATTCGGACGAGGATCAAGCGGATTGCGATCAGCCGATGCAAGAAGCAACAGAGGATCTCAACCAGCCGGGGATCGTCGGCGATGAGTTGGATGAAGGACGTGGTCGGTCTGTCTACCTTGTGGCGTGCCACTGGGATTGGTCCAGGTATTCTAAGCCCTACTCCGTATACAATGTAGGCGTcaccgccactgccaccgccacTTCATCTCCACCGCAGGCGAAGCGGAAGCGCCTGCGCCGGATCACCCGCCTGCCCACCGCTGCCGGCGGTAAGAGCTTCACCTCTGTGCGGTCGATCCATCGCGCGTGGATCGTTGGCGTCGGGGGCGATCCCGGCGACACCATCATCTTCGACACGAGGACAGAGAAGGTCATCCATGGGCCCGCTCTCAACTCCGCAAAATGGTGCCCTGCCCTAATGGCAGTGGGCGACAAGGTTTATGCCATGTCCAAGTCCCCCTCCTGGATTGCAGACCCCGATTTCCCGCCATGGTTCGAGCTACTCGATCTCTCCCAATCCAAAGTCGTCGCTGCTACTGCTGGCCGCGGCTACCACCTGGAGGGATGTTCCTGGATTAAGCTACCACATCCACCTTGCTTCCCTTGGAAGCTTCGCCCGGTAGATTACACATTGCTGCCGGTTGTAATCGTCATGTCCTATGTGGTGGTTGATGCCTACATATTGGTATCATTCAATCAGCCATGGGGCACGTATGCATTTGACACCAACTCAATCAAGTGGCACAAGGTTGACAACAAGAAGCTACCTTTCACCGGATGCGCCGCCCCACATGGCTCTGTGTTCCTTGGCTTATCAAAGGATAATGGGCCCATCAATGCTTATCGCATCAATGTCACAACTTCTGACAAGAACCATGATCCTTGCTTATCCATCGTTGTGCTCCCGGTGAAATACATGGAACATGAAGTTGATGCAGGGTCATGCTTCTTTTCCTTGGAGGATGGACTCTTCTGTTCCTTAAGTTTCTCGCTTGACAGCAACAGCGTGATTCTTTCCAAGAACCTCGATTTTTTTCCAACCAAGGCACACGTAGACTTGAGAACCTATCAAACAGAGAACACTTCACCATTGGAGGCTCCAGAGGAAACATTGTTGGCTGTGAAGCCAGAGGTTACAGTCTGCAACCAATAG
- the LOC107276676 gene encoding calmodulin-like protein 2, whose translation MAALGLSFNAEGNEVEDEALVLLEEKQASWEELEEAFSVFDGDGDGFISPLELQNVMRRLGLQHDAGHEECERMLKVFDRDGDGMINFDEFKVMMQGVV comes from the coding sequence ATGGCAGCGCTTGGGCTCAGTTTCAATGCGGAGGGCAACGAGGTAGAGGATGAAGCTCTTGTACTATTAGAAGAGAAGCAAGCGAGCTGGGAAGAACTAGAGGAAGCTTTCAGCGtgttcgacggcgacggcgatggattCATAAGTCCCCTGGAGCTGCAGAATGTGATGAGAAGGTTGGGTTTGCAGCACGACGCTGGCCATGAGGAGTGTGAGAGAATGCTCAAGGTTTTCGACAGAGATGGCGATGGAATGATCAATTTTGACGAGTTTAAAGTCATGATGCAAGGAGTTGTctga
- the LOC4349752 gene encoding uncharacterized protein has translation MAADAYADAAPPRRAPAPATSTVAKEAEFLWELRKYVLLLATLAATVTYTAGLDPPGGFWTDNVGELLAGDPVLQKTYPRRYKAFFYCNATAFVASLVIVNLLLVRFLCRRRWWLRALQAAMTLDMFGLMGAYAAGSSREAAMSAYILVLVILVCSYVSAHVLLYGLTAQVSAPDAPERVERARKYLLIFATLAATVAYQAGLSTPGGFWLGSLDNQHLAGDPMLRGNHPYRFMVFFYFNTTAFVASLVTIMLLMSRTVSRHGFRSSALWVCVGAAMVGLMGAFAAGSCRSFKTSIYVIALVGAVLLYIAIQAMVFFSEPVKDWLHRAGETLQKCLKLDELEQRNQQQITLSNQGNGDAYLLLKKSRMYLLLLGILAASVTYQAGLNPPGGFWQSDGTDGYRHYLAGDPVLHITYHRRYMVFFYSNATAFIASLVILILLLSNMISTQGIKYCALQVAMILNLFGLIGAYAAGSCRQASKSVYVSVLVLPVFLYVGIHVLVFMLEVSPTWATWRGRVREKLKQRMPEWLKNLLELEKHVEEEEEEWKLEKRRKLLLLVAILAASLTYEAGMNPPGGFWQEGKSGHVGDPVLNNDNYRHRYLAFFFCNTTAFVASLAIIMLLVNRKLSARGIRSYALRVCVILVLVGLMGAFAAGSCRKVKTSVYVFVLVLAVLLCIAFQVALVVSGSLRRLVNSLLSKLGAPLEEDAGERLPHTAADEPRDLWDEKLPKYLLLLAALAAAVTYQAAMSPPGGLWDDGQTEHIVGDPVLLTNYARRYKAFFYCNATSFMASLVIMVLLLIKRVSNTQPALLALHAAMILDLFGLMGAYAAESCRRVTTSAYILALLVGVSAYIVVLVVVSIGVARWMKKVMDKVGEKLTHCFSFEDL, from the coding sequence ATGGCCGCTGACGCTTACGctgacgccgcgccgccgcggcgagctccggcgccggcgacttcGACAGTGGCGAAGGAGGCGGAGTTCCTCTGGGAGCTTCGCAAGTATGTTCTGCTGCTGGCCacgctcgccgccaccgtcacctACACGGCGGGGCTGGACCCGCCGGGCGGGTTCTGGACGGACAACGTGggcgagctcctcgccggcgacccgGTGCTCCAGAAGACCTACCCTCGCCGCTACAAGGCCTTCTTCTACTGCAACGCCACCGCGTTCGTCGCCTCCCTCGTCATCGTCAACCTCCTGCTCGTCCGCTTCctgtgccgccgccggtggtggctgCGCGCGCTCCAGGCCGCGATGACACTCGACATGTTCGGCCTCATGGGGGCCTacgccgccggcagcagcagGGAGGCGGCCATGTCCGCCTACATCCTCGTTCTCGTCATCTTGGTTTGCTCCTACGTCTCCGCCCATGTCCTGCTCTACGGGCTGACGGCGCAGGTGAGCGCGCCGGACGCGCCGGAGCGGGTGGAGCGCGCGCGCAAGTACCTGCTCATCTTCGCGACTCTGGCGGCGACCGTGGCGTACCAAGCCGGGCTGAGCACGCCGGGCGGGTTCTGGCTAGGCAGCCTGGACAACCagcacctcgccggcgacccCATGCTCCGCGGCAACCACCCGTACCGATTCATGGTGTTCTTCTACTTCAACACCACGGCGTTCGTCGCGTCGCTGGTCACCATCATGCTGCTCATGAGCAGGACCGTGTCGCGCCACGGGTTCCGGTCGAGCGCGCTCTGGGTGTGCGTGGGCGCGGCCATGGTCGGGCTCATGggcgccttcgccgccggcagctGCCGCAGCTTCAAGACGTCCATCTACGTCATCGCGTTGGTGGGCGCCGTCCTGCTCTACATTGCCATCCAGGCCATGGTGTTCTTCAGCGAGCCCGTGAAGGATTGGCTCCACCGCGCCGGAGAGACGCTGCAGAAGTGCTTGAAATTGGATGAACTGGAGCAGCGAAATCAGCAGCAGATCACACTATCCAACCAAGGCAATGGCGACGCCTACCTTCTTCTCAAGAAATCTCGCATGTACTTGCTCCTGCTTGGGATTCTCGCGGCGAGCGTCACATACCAAGCAGGACTGAACCCACCGGGAGGCTTCTGGCAAAGCGATGGCACCGACGGTTACCGCCATTACCTCGCCGGCGATCCGGTTCTTCACATCACGTATCACCGGCGATACATGGTGTTCTTCTACTCCAACGCCACCGCCTTCATCGCGTCGCTGgtcatcctcatcctcctcttGAGCAACATGATTAGCACGCAGGGGATCAAGTACTGTGCGCTGCAGGTCGCCATGATTCTGAACTTGTTTGGCCTGATCGGAGCTTACGCCGCTGGCAGCTGCAGGCAGGCGTCCAAATCCGTGTACGTCTCGGTTCTTGTTCTGCCGGTGTTCCTATATGTAGGTATCCATGTCTTGGTGTTCATGCTCGAGGTATCTCCGACATGGGCGACATGGCGAGGACGGGTGAGGGAGAAGCTGAAGCAACGTATGCCTGAATGGCTCAAGAATCTGCTTGAGTTGGAGAAGCAtgtcgaggaggaagaggaggagtggAAGCTGGAGAAGAGGCGAAAGCTCCTGCTCCTCGTCGCGATTCTTGCAGCAAGCCTCACCTACGAAGCAGGCATGAACCCACCGGGCGGGTTCTGGCAGGAGGGCAAGTCCGGCCATGTCGGCGACCCGGTGCTCAACAACGACAACTACCGGCACCGCTACCTGGCGTTCTTCTTCTGCAACACGACGGCGTTCGTCGCGTCCTTGGCCATCATCATGCTGCTGGTGAACCGGAAGCTCTCGGCGAGAGGAATCCGGTCGTACGCGCTGCGGGTGTGCGTGATTCTTGTCCTCGTCGGGCTCATGggcgccttcgccgccggcagctGCAGGAAGGTGAAGACGTCCGTCTACGTCTTCGTCTTGGTCCTCGCCGTTCTGCTCTGCATCGCGTTCCAGGTCGCACTGGTCGTGTCGGGGTCGCTGCGACGTCTCGTCAACAGCCTCCTCTCCAAGCTAGGGGCGCCGCTTGAGGAGGACGCCGGTGAGCGGCTGCCGCACACGGCCGCCGACGAGCCTCGCGATCTCTGGGACGAGAAGCTCCCCAAATACTTGCTGCTCCTCGCTGCGCTCGCGGCGGCCGTCACCTACCAAGCCGCGATGAGCCCGCCCGGTGGCCTCTGGGATGACGGCCAAACCGAGCACATCGTTGGTGACCCTGTCCTCCTGACCAACTATGCACGTCGCTACAAGGCCTTCTTCTACTGCAACGCGACGTCGTTCATGGCGTCGCTGGTGATAATGGTGTTGCTGCTGATCAAGAGGGTGAGCAACACCCAGCCGGCGCTCCTGGCGCTGCACGCCGCCATGATACTGGACCTGTTCGGCCTCATGGGCGCGTACGCCGCCGAGAGCTGCAGGAGGGTGACGACGTCGGCTTACATCTTGGCACTGCTCGTCGGGGTTTCGGCGTACATCGTTGTTCTTGTGGTGGTGTCCATTGGTGTGGCGAGATGGATGAAGAAGGTGATGGACAAGGTGGGGGAGAAGCTCACACACTGCTTCTCCTTCGAAGATTTGTAG
- the LOC9269628 gene encoding phosphatidylinositol 4-phosphate 5-kinase 6 isoform X1 has translation MNPLPPPASRLWEASIRKLKYSTILRGSVVPSGGTFDGAAAAAATGGDPVTLTPSLSVISSTSNTIYQYEDGDDDIDSVLDDVDTDDDDVDEASLGEPSHSDQLLPSGDFYQGDLRGDLPHGAGKYLWTDGSMYEGSWRGGRAAGRGKFSWSSGAIYEGDLAGGYMHGQGTYIGELGDTFAGLWANNLRHGRGTQAYVNGDVYDGHWRDGLQDGHGRYIWRGGHEYIGTWKAGEMHGRGTVIWADGDRYDGAWEDAKPKGQGTFRWSDGGMYIGLWCQESGETQGKGVYYPPSGGPAVPLPREPKEVITKLLEELEMSEGKTVSLLPSQKVLTWPGVEPVTKKPVWRPPEVAADQGMWRPPEVGADQGRNSMSSDIDSLVEGEDGGEESRNDRSWVRTPSCMRAPTLPKPGKKQGETISKGHKNYELMLNLQLGIRHAVGRQSAPASLDLKSSAFDPKEKVWTRFPPEGSKHTPPHQSCDFRWKDYCPLVFRTLRKLFDVDPGDYMLSICGDDALLELSSPGKSGSFFYFTNDDKYMIKTMKKAEVKVSSILPCLANLEEIQHFLLHLYLFSYDQVLLRMLPAYYKHVRSFDNTLVTKFFGLHCVKITGAIQKKVRFVIMGNLFCSNYSIHRRFDLKGSSHGRTTDKPIDQIDETTTLKDLDLNFIFRLEGSWYEDFCRQLDKDCEFLEQERIMDYSLLVGVHFKDRCKDSSSPDNETTQTALEDEERRKAPVKLGISMPSRVENVVKNPESESQLIGEPTGEFQDVILFFGIIDILQDYDISKKLEHAYKSMQYDPNSISAVDPKQYCKRFRDFIYRAFSEDLQ, from the exons ATGAACCCGCTCCCTCCCCCGGCCAGCCGGCTGTGGGAGGCGAGCATCCGCAAGCTCAAGTACTCCACCATCCTCCGCGGCTCCGTCGTCCCCTCCGGCGGCACCTTcgatggtgcggcggcggcggcggccaccggagGTGACCCCGTCACGCTCACGCCAAGCCTCTCCGtcatctcctccacctccaacaCCATCTACCAGTACgaagacggcgacgacgacatcgACTCCGTCCTCGACGACGTtgacaccgacgacgacgacgtcgacgaggcGTCGCTCGGCGAGCCCAGCCACTCCGACCAGCTGCTGCCCAGCGGAGACTTCTACCAGGGCGACCTGCGCGGCGACCTCCCCCATGGCGCCGGCAAGTATCTCTGGACGGACGGCAGCATGTACGAGgggtcgtggcgcggcggccgcgcggctgGCCGCGGCAAGTTCTCGTGGTCGTCCGGCGCCATCTACGagggcgacctcgccggcgggtACATGCACGGCCAGGGGACCTACATCGGCGAGCTCGGGGACACGTTCGCCGGGCTGTGGGCGAACAACCTCCGGCACGGCCGCGGCACGCAGGCGTACGTCAACGGCGACGTGTACGACGGCCACTGGCGCGACGGGCTGCAGGACGGGCACGGCCGGTACATCTGGCGCGGCGGCCACGAGTACATCGGGACGTGGAAGGCCGGCGAGATGCACGGCCGCGGGACGGTGATATGGGCGGACGGCGACCGGTACGACGGCGCGTGGGAGGACGCCAAGCCCAAGGGGCAGGGCACGTTCCGGTGGTCCGACGGCGGGATGTACATCGGCCTGTGGTGCCAGGAGTCCGGCGAGACGCAGGGCAAGGGCGTGTACTACCCGCCGTCCGGTGGCCCGGCGGTGCCGTTGCCCCGGGAACCCAAGGAGGTGATCACGAAGCTGCTCGAGGAGCTGGAGATGTCCGAGGGGAAGACGGTGTCGCTGCTGCCGTCGCAGAAGGTGCTGACATGGCCAGGGGTGGAGCCCGTGACGAAGAAGCCGGTGTGGCGgccgccggaggtcgccgccgaccAAGGGATGTGGCGGCCGCCGGAGGTCGGAGCTGACCAAGGGAGGAACAGCATGTCGTCCGATATTGACAGCCTGGTTGagggggaggacggcggcgaggagagtcGCAACGACAGGTCATGGGTGCGGACACCCTCGTGTATGCGCGCGCCGACGCTGCCGAAGCCGGGGAAGAAGCAGGGGGAGACCATCTCCAAGGGGCACAAGAACTACGAACTGATGCTCAACTTGCAGCTGGGTATCAG ACATGCTGTAGGAAGGCAGTCAGCTCCTGCTTCATTGGATCTTAAATCATCAGCATTTGATCCGAAAGAGAAGGTGTGGACAAGATTTCCTCCTGAAGGATCAAAGCATACTCCTCCTCACCAGTCATGTGATTTCCGGTGGAAGGACTACTGTCCATTGGTTTTCAG GACTTTGCGCAAGCTCTTTGATGTTGACCCAGGAGACTACATGCTCTCCATTTGCGGGGATGATGCACTGCTGGAGCTTTCATCTCCCGGTAAAAGTGGAAGTTTCTTTTATTTCACCAATGATGACAAGTACATGATCAAAACAATGAAGAAAGCAGAAGTTAAAGTAAGCTCCATTCTTCCTTGTTTAGCTAATTTAGAAGAGATTCAACATTTCCTGTTGCATTTGTATCTTTTTTCTTATGATCAGGTACTTCTGAGGATGCTTCCAGCCTATTATAAACACGTTCGTTCTTTTGATAATACTCTAGTAACAAAATTTTTCGGCCTGCATTGTGTTAAAATTACAGGAGCTATTCAGAAAAAG GTTCGGTTTGTTATAATGGGGAATCTTTTCTGCTCCAACTATTCAATCCACAGACGCTTTGATTTGAAAGGATCATCACATGGTCGCACAACGGACAAACCCATTGATCAAATCGATGAGACTACCACTTTGAAGGACCTTGATCTCAATTTCATTTTCCGGTTAGAGGGATCATGGTATGAAGATTTCTGCAG GCAATTGGACAAGGATTGTGAGTTTCTGGAGCAAGAGAGAATTATGGATTACAGTCTTCTGGTTGGCGTTCACTTCAAAGACCGATGCAAAGA CAGCAGCAGTCCTGACAACGAGACAACTCAAACTGCTCTTGAAGATGAGGAAAGAAG AAAAGCACCAGTCAAGCTAGGGATCAGCATGCCCTCAAGGGTGGAGAATGTTGTGAAGAATCCTGAAAGTGAATCCCAGCTCATTGGCGAACCTACAGGGGAATTCCAGGACGTTATCCTGTTCTTTGGAATCATTGACATCCTACAAGACTATGATATCAGCAAGAAGCTTGAGCATGCCTACAAATCCATGCAATATGATCCCAACTCCATATCGGCTGTTGATCCAAAGCAATACTGCAAAAGGTTCAGGGATTTCATTTACAGGGCTTTTAGTGAAGACCTACAGTAA
- the LOC136354100 gene encoding uncharacterized protein produces MEVDASAVARALPRDFPPIENLSFQGFPRYTFFLFFLNESASRQFHRTDLMYRPGSRTLLTQEEAHEIIRERLRSDIRRGRIELDADFLQQLVDQVRDHILQRQRRGTATAIAMDGVLEEDAYRNGGFGAVPASSKAMVELQEAMASDARERGCAVCLEDFEAGEKLTKMPCSHCFHATCILDWLRLSHRCPLCRFPMPTQDQSH; encoded by the exons ATGGAGGTGGATGCCTCCGCGGTCGCAAGAGCACTACCAAGAGATTTCCCTCCCATCGAGAACTTGAGCTTCCAAGGCTTCCCCCGTTatactttctttcttttttttttgaatgaatcGGCGAGCCGCCAATTTCATCGA ACCGACTTGATGTACCGCCCAGGTAGTCGGACGCTATTAACGCAGGAAGAAGCTCATGAGATCATTCGCGAGCGCTTGAGGTCTGACATTCGTCGGGGGCGCATAGAACTGGACGCCGACTTCTTGCAGCAGCTTGTTGATCAGGTTCGCGATCATATTCTTCAGCGTCAGCGCCGTGGCACTGCCACTGCCATTGCCATGGATGGAGTACTGGAGGAGGATGCGTACAGGAACGGTGGGTTCGGCGCTGTCCCCGCGTCGAGCAAGGCCATGGTCGAACTGCAGGAGGCGATGGCAAGCGACGCCAGGGAACGCGGGTGCGCTGTGTGCCTGGAGGATTTCGAGGCGGGAGAGAAGCTGACGAAGATGCCCTGCTCGCATTGCTTCCATGCGACCTGCATCTTGGATTGGCTCCGCCTCAGCCATCGCTGCCCGCTCTGCAGATTCCCGATGCCAACCCAAGACCAATCGCACTGA